The Cotesia glomerata isolate CgM1 linkage group LG9, MPM_Cglom_v2.3, whole genome shotgun sequence region acttttaaaatttatttcaaaagtactcaaattatgaatattgtgattagaaatataaaaaaatcttcaaactaaagtattttatttctgTTTCGTAATTCTCGGTAGTCTCGGTGACTATATATAGGTTGctagtatttattattgattttcagGAATGACAAAGTCGAATTCCTTATTACGGCTTTTAATCAAATGTTAGTGACAAAGACACTGATCGTAAATTATGCAACTTAGAAATCTTAAAAGTAAGatgattttgttttaaaaaaatatatatctgtACATTCTTTTGCaagttaagaattttttcacaggAAAACGTTAATGATCCTAGTTGAATTTCTTTGCACCTTTGGTAAGACAAAAAAAACCAAACAAGACGTAGCTGGTTCATCATTCAGTGAAATGGCAACAGATTGCCGCGGAaaatatgaaagaaaaaagaaacaaattgAATATGAGCTAAAAATATTagcattaatataaaaataatgaaaaaacgtattttatatttgtacaaAGATTGATACGAAGAAGCATTGGGTATGAAGGACTCAATAGAATTTTTCAGCCGGAGATCGAGATTTAAATTCGATTGTGAGGGAATTGggtaggatttttttttaccaagatTTGTCTCTTGTATGTGAACGTAAAAAGAAAATCGACAAAATTGATGCatggtatttatttattgatatgtatgaaatatatataaaggtCAAGTGAGTAATGTTTGCCGGAGTACAAGCCAGAACGAAAATGTAGGAAAGCTTTCGAGATTGATTGGTGAGCTTTTGCGTGACCTGCTCTCTCAAAGTTGTAAATGCCGTAGCTCCAATCACGCTAGTGTACTGTTGTGTAGTCTATGCTAGTATAGTTTATATTCTCCTGTATAGTTTAACGAATGAGATAGATACATTTTATCGAAGAGAAATCGATCAATTTAACTCTATACCCTTTCCAACCAAATTcacaaacaaaataataagaatactGATAAAATCATATCATTTGCTTCATATCCagggaaaaaatgattttgcctgatcatatataattatatatgattgtatatgcttatatatagaTCTATATATGGTTATATATAGAtctatatataagcatatacaatcatatataaagttatatattattaGACCTAATTATACTTGACATATGAATTCATATGTAATTATACATAGACTCATGTATAGTTATATATGGATCTAcatataattagatctgatcagatctgaccctattaaaaaaatccataTGGGCAACCAACCTGGATTTCCACATGGCATTTTCGGATAGATTCCCATATCGTTTCTCATATAGGAATCCAGGTTAGAATCCTACATAGATTCCCATATTAATcaggcgaaaaaaaatttatttgatagattgaaaataattataaattaattgctattaattaagtattaattgaaattaattctgaaaaacggattttgtaattttatctaatgaaAAGCTGCTCGCGTCTGATGGACTTGAACCCGGTACCGCATGGTTGACAATATTCTACATTATTCACTGGCCTAATTCACTAAGTCACGTTCTTACAAGGTCTatgtttatttcatttatataaattcactATAGGAATCCATACTTCCGATGTGGATTTCCCATACAGGAATTCATGAACTAACAGGTTCCTATCTGGATTCCtgtagaaattaatatttcctATGTGGATTTCCCATATAGGAATCCATAAACCTACAGGTTCCCATGTGGATTCCTATAGGAATCCATACTTCCTATGTGGATTCCAATGGATTCTTATACGCATCCATACTTTCCTATGTGGATTCCTATATAAActcatgtaaatttttaacttcccgctaagaaaatcgaagattttcaaaaatctggaAGTTAtaggttttaccccgtttttcgaaaatcgagttttcatcagatctcgacgttttaaggtcctaggaagcttccctgactactctcgcgaggttgtcactatgtctgtatatatgtatgtgtgtgtgtgtgtgtgtgtgtgtgtgtgtgtgtgtgtgtgtgtgtgtgtgtgtgtgtgtgtgtgtgtgtgaaattatgtgaaccgcttataacttttgaacggctgattcgattttatcgcggttggtgccatttgaaagggcttggccaaacttagtttttgagtataatttggaccgattcggatcagtggattttgagaaatcttaaaaaaactaagaaaaaaaattttttcaaatgtggttttttttagataacttttaaacggctccaccgatcgattccaaaaactaatcagctctagacaataaaaaaccacgtcgattgccaccaaactggtcaaaattggttgattcgttcgagagatatcgtgaacgaaagaaaaccgaaaaaagtgttttttcgggattactcCGAAGTTTTTGATTCGATCACTGaaaacctgaaaataacttataatgatgataaaactgcgtcgaataccACCAACTGcatggaaatcggttgatccattcaaaaattattgcggtttcaaaatttaaaaatagtgttctatgaaacttctatcagacttttgaactgggagagctcaaatgcatagaaatattatctCTTTGAACTCAGTGAGCTCAAATTATCAcataattcatattttgagctagaaaatctcaaaaatgtcttaagtacaattttaagagctcaggtatgaaattagcgggaagttgcagggatggcctttagggtgaaccgtttttctaatttttttgattggggACTGATTAAGCCTTAGAATAAGCTTGTATAAGTTTATATCTGACTAGCATACTcagcccgcttcgctgggctaAAGCTCACTTTAATGttcatcttcatcttcattCTCTTCCACTTTTCTTTAGCGGGAGAAAATTCTCACCTGCGCCAATGTATATGTCGGTTAATAGAACATTtactttgttatttatatataagcaCATCGGACTCATCTCAATATCAGCGTTAAAAGTACCAAGCAAGGCTCGAGCAttgtaaatgtaaataatctaaataatctgaaaattttaacaataaaatcaaagaaaCTTATATTCTACCTAATGttcatgaaattttagaataaaaagtTCCAAATACTCTCTCAACATCATCAAATAGTTCacattattgatataatttatttgtgtgactattttatgtttattgaCAGATGGCAGATGTGAAGTTAGTTGATTTGCTTTTTGAATAGATTTTATCTTTTAGTCTATACATCGAAGTGCCACCTAGTGGCGATTTCCGTCAGTGAGGATAGCATAACcgttttttccataaaaaaatacatcaacaTACTAATTTTCATGACAATTAGTTGAACGATACGGAAGTCAGTACATTTCAGCGCCACCTGGTCGCGAGTTACGTCAATAGGGATAGCATGAAAACCTAGAAGGTTCtccgtaaaaaaataaatatatatatatatatatatatatatatatatatatatatatatatatatatatatatatatatatatatattagggtgtgccaaaaaaagacgatatttttttttttcactcttagCCCAAAATATGATAGGATAtgtctaaacaaaaattatgtcAAAAGGCCatctcttaatttcaattttaagagctCCTTCATCGAACTTTAAGTTTTCCCATATAAATAACATGGAAAGTACGGTCTTAAACAGTATTTTACCCTGCAAgctgtgaagaaaattttttttgataaaatgaatgattggacctttttaagcattaaatttctgagaaaaatttcattgagtcATAAAGCAATCGTcgttatttaagtttttacggatctttgaaatttgaatttttgaaaattttacgtttttgCATTTAACAGCCAAACTATtggagatagaaaaaaaaaaattaaatggcaATTTTGTAGTTCGTTTGATGCTCTATAACaaagtttttaacaatttttgtataatcaataacaaaaagCTACAGACCTacaaagttttgtttttattatttttcactttttcaatTGAACTATCGATGATATAGAACAAAAATTTagtgtaaatttttagtatatcaAATTTGCAACAAAATTGTATAGGTGAGATTTTTCGTATTATTGATGGTTAAAAGTTACAGGCTcaacaaattctatttttatgatttttcatctatatcatgtagtatatcaataatatatataaaaaattaataataaatataaagtacattcaattttttacaaatttatgctTGGTAAACTTTATATACTGTCTGCAGTTCAATATCGttacaatattattgttacttcAGTAATGTTTTGCGTTAAAGAAATATTCAATGAATACAAATTGAGTGATTATCGAGAcaaatggttaattttttaatcagcaaGATTGAGATTCCtagatcaaaaattgtttactaaATTCCAGTAAGAATCAGAAAAACTACAATAAGAATTTGTGAAATAGAACCCTCCTTCAAGTTGATTACTATGActagattattataattttggttcatgataaaatttacacgattagattaaataatgatgataataaatttataatcacttaataaaaataacagacAAAAACGATTATCATAGTTTCAATCgtgtagttaaatttttttttatttctttgaataagtagctacaattttatttttggtaacgtaaggaaatttttttctgtgttctTCGACAACttgcaataaatattgtttttgttcttCATTTCTCGTTAAGCAGTTGTTGTAGTCCTGGATTAATGCAACACCTCTTTCAGCGAGATCGTTGACAACTTTTAAGTCTGAAAACACAGATTTGCAATGTAgataatcttgatcaaatgCCCAGAGCTCTGGATCCTTGTCCATAAATTGATACGGTAATTGATACTGCTCAAACAAAAATAGAGATTGCTTGCTAGCAAAATCTTCGATGTTTTCGATAATAATAAGCTTACGTCTTtgacgataaatttttttgaattcgaAGCATTACTTTCTCGCGTTTTTATTGCAGTTACGGTTTGTCTCTTAGCATGTAAGGAAACTCTGTCATCAAACAAAGCTAACCCGACCAACTCTTCTGACAAGTACCATAAGTGTCTTGAAAATGTCACCGTTGCTGCTtcagacatttttttatggacaGAACGGAATTCATAAAGATTTTTGATCAGATTCAAATCTTGATAGGATGACTTTATCGCAGAAGGTGCATTAAATCATGAAACCGTGTAGAAATTAACTAGAAATAAGCAGACATATCTCAGTCCATTTACTTCAGTTGCATTGACTTTAaactgttttttaaaaatgaagatttttaaaGCATATAGAGCCTTAGCCATCCATCTTGCATGATGATTTGGTCCTGGAGCTCTAAATTTGATCCCGTTTTTCGGAGTACCACCTAAGAATATTAACACTAATTCCAAAAGCTCTTTATAATCATCTCTGTCATGCTTTTTctggaatataaaaatgttcattaagttttagaaaattatttcaaaaattacgaTCAAATTATACATTACAACGAATAGTCATTTGTTATCTGAAAAAACCACTATGATCTAGTATTAAATCTCATGTCAGTTTTCAGTATTAGTTAAATTCGACTACTAGTCAAAAGTCTAAAGGagcaaatgaatttttttaattttttagtgataTTTGAAAGGCGGTACTTTCATCAATAACTGCTTGAACGAGagacaaaaaatagtattttgaaatgttgaGTTTTTAAACGGagattctaaaattttttaggaggAAAAACGATCGggaaattcattaataatggTCTGAGCTGCATTCTGAccgaaaaaatatcatttttttttagttttatttcgATCCGCACGACGTTTGGTGGTCAAAtcgttgataattaaattaaaatcaatacaCTGATAAGAAAATTGACTTGAATCGAGAATAAAATCTTGAActattaaaactattttgaagaaaatgattttttttgattcaagagaaaaaattattgaccaaagaaaatttcttggcttaagaattttttctctagactcaagaaaatcagttttttcaaaatagttttcatggttcaagattttttctatTGAGTCAAAAGTtcacttttttatcagtatagTTTTGTATTCTATTACAAGTatcttaacaataaattattgagaaaaaaaattaaaagttaaaaatatccgTATGAGGAACTGGAAACTTGAAAATACCTTATTGATTCTTATGggtaaaactattttttatttaaatatactcgttcaaattcaattgaaatattcaaaaaattcatatatttcttaaattttcttatttgtaTAGTGCTCTCAAACTATGACTTAAGACTAtactttttaaagtaaatgtgcgaacattaattaatagaaatgatcattataatttaaattaactacCTGCAGTTCAGTTACGATGAAACTAATTATTTCGTCTTTTTTACCGTGAacttctttatttataatggAATCTTGAATACCAGTCTCATACTTTGTTTGGTCTATGTTCTTCCAAGAGTTTTGGAACCGTACAAAAATCGGTACATTAGGAGAATTTGATCCTGGCCAAACAACTTCAACAACGCTTCTCAAAATCAACTCATATATGTGATGTCGACATGCCAAATATAGTAATGGCTTTTTTAGCATTTGTTCTAAGCGACTGCATGTTCCTTTATCAGATCctacaataaaaatgattagaaaattaaataaaattcgatACCAATTGATACTTTCGagaatatcaaaaaaatttaagaatttcgTACACtaaagtattgaaaataagTCATACACCGTGTACGTGAAAGACATGGaccggaaaattttttcttagtatAATAaatagggtgtgccaaaattcaATCCCCATGagaaaccttttaaaattggaattttgagttctgcttttaacaggagctgtgtttgggcatttcctaagATATTCTGGATTGAGACAATTtacatgattttcatagaaCTTTTAACAGGAGCTTTGTTTGCTCATTTCCGCTGAAATTTCCGCATTTGAgccggaaatgcccaaacaaaGCTCCTGTTAAGAATTCTatgaaattcaaataaattgtctcaactcaaaatatctcagaaaatTCCCAAACTcaactcctgttaaaagcagaactcaaaattccaattttgaAAGGTTTCTCACAGAAATTGAactttggcacaccctaataataaagtaataaactaattaattcaatttctaGTTTTAATCAAAGTGTATAGAGTAGAAaatcatcgaaaaaaaaattttccaaatatttGCTGATCTTTGAGACGGTCTATAGacttcaatcattttttaaaacgtCATCATAAGACTCTTCTAGAGAATTTCTTTCTCGTCTTTTTGACTTTATTTCAAACTCTGTTCGATTATTTGGTGCTAAGTTATCGTCGGTGAGAGTAAAAAAGTCTTTTTTGAGTTTAACAATCGATTTCTCAGAAAATAATGATCTCCGTAAGAGTAAAAAGAGGGTCTTGAAAACTACAAAATATTCTGTACAAGCGGTCAACGGAtgttaataaaagaattttttcgaaatcaaaatttcgtctaaaaaaatttggatgcGTATTTATATTCAGATTACTTAGTATCAATTAAGATGTAATGAATAATTGGAGGATATTTTCTgtagtttttgaattttaaaatgccCTAAAAAAACTCTGAACGTTTTAAAGCGCTGGGATTTTTTCTCATAAGTACCCGTCAAAAATCAATTAgatctttttaaattataaagatatcTTTCTCAATTTGTATGCTCTTTTGAACATTAAGTTATCCTTACGAAGCAACATTTTCTCTTTCAACAAATGTCAATTGTTGTAGAGAACACAAAAGGtacaaatttttcgaaaaagaaaacttgagaaaagaaattttctttaattttaacagAATATGAGCAAATTCttggaagtttttttttgtcattttctTATGATTTATATTACCTCAACACTGTTCacgctcaaaaattttaaagttcagatttaaaaacaatactgTATGATTATTTTCCTTCAAATTAGAGGCTTTTTAAAatcaccaaaaaattttaaatttttgtttatttaccttaatttttgtaataagtaTATTTACCTGTGTTTGTAGGACAAGTATCAAAACACATTGCTTTAATACGATCCAAGAtgttcacgtaataattaccgtaactcctattctttcccgcttcacagcattatttatatttgtaaaaatgcttaccgtaagatggacggtgtggcttaatgtatatagaataagcgaaaggaaatttagtatagaccggatagctcaaatggtagagtagccgacatgtcttcggaaggttctgggttcgaatcccagtccgagctatctaataattttttctcgcatattctataaactcacattaagatgatcctcttcacattcctttctcaatcctttcctaccaatatcctgttacgtgaatgtggaacgcttcacgtaataattaccgtaactcctattctttcccgcttcacagcattatttatatttgtccattcatttataatttcctTGATAGCGATAGCTTGATTTAACCCAGTCCCACGATCAAGCTTAGGTACTCCTAATAATTGCTGAGTATTAACACCTGATAAGATTATTGGAAGTCTTTCAACTTTGTCCCGGCCAGTTATATCAGGCAGTAACTTCCCATCCCAATGGATAACAACGCATTGAGCAATTCTCAAGTCAGTTTTTAAATCTTTGGCAATTTCCTTTCTTAATTCTATCCGATTTCGATGAACCGTACGGTGACTTATAGAGAcatcatttaaattatgtcCCAAAGCCGATGCAATAGCGAAAATAAGATGTGTCGCTTGTCTACTGGTAACGTTAGCTCTATCCATTGCTGAAACAACTTCCggtgtcattaattttttagttttggtTCTAGAGGTAGTTCATTAGAAAAGTCAGAAGTAGTAGAACTATTTGATTGAGTTGATGCAGTAGAAGCAGTAGAATGTTGTGAAAGAGGCAACATAGAGTCtataaatggaaatttttaagagtacAAATTAAGGAAAATTGAGAAAAGAGTTCAATTTCATCAGCTCATGAAAGAGAtcactaagaaaaaaaaattgattttgaaaGGAATAGGCATTGTTGTGACAAAAATAgacttattgaaaattttcataactttatttcttagctgaagaaatccCAATTATTATCATAGCAACTTTCTCGttgaatagtatattacacacctagggaagtaaagtaagaaatgtctcagatcacatgcaattgttggccgaggcgaagccgaggtcaacaaacatgtgatctgaggctttcttatttacttcccgaggagtgtatactatttttttgtccgacgaaggcggaaagtggcaacttagtttagcgcagcgggacgaaagttgccactttccgcccggagggcaaaaaaataattttatttgattcggaaaaaaaaacaatcttaGAAAGACAACTTGCGAATTCAcatccaaaattgttttttcccaaatctagaaaacttttttgaacaagaaagttactgttaataaaattttaatttcttcagctaagaaatgaaattgatgaaaagttttatcaaattaactttttattgcAACATTAATATCGTAAAACAATAAATGCTTAGAGGGCGTTAA contains the following coding sequences:
- the LOC123271503 gene encoding uncharacterized protein LOC123271503; this encodes MSEAATVTFSRHLWYLSEELVGLALFDDRVSLHAKRQTVTAIKTRESNASNSKKFIVKDYQLPYQFMDKDPELWAFDQDYLHCKSVFSDLKVVNDLAERGVALIQDYNNCLTRNEEQKQYLLQVVEEHRKKFPYVTKNKIVATYSKK